From a region of the Fervidicoccaceae archaeon genome:
- a CDS encoding DMT family transporter codes for MRGSQKYLVIYVAVSIPLNFIAKDLLLLFNPFFLTAIRSLVMMLVLIFLRMSFPRIERYHVLMAALIYISTILWLESLIILTPGDSIVLGYSMPVIAVFLGWVLLGEREKLWPAIISFLGFIIYAYPISTRGSIEGAVISLSNAFFWALYSVLYRKSRNDDPLETNAAIFTVLTLMSIPTALLERVPLEALLSPRYIIDLFWLSIAGGAFQFISWNKLLLIDGVEKATVESYLVPIGVLLTQFLIFKISPYIIQIAGLGLALFGIIISAKVKNNSQTSTRKALQVEV; via the coding sequence TTGAGGGGATCTCAGAAGTATCTAGTCATCTACGTTGCAGTGAGCATACCGCTCAACTTCATCGCCAAAGATCTTCTGTTACTGTTTAATCCCTTCTTTCTCACGGCAATCCGCTCGCTTGTTATGATGCTTGTTCTAATATTTCTCAGAATGAGCTTCCCCAGAATCGAAAGATATCATGTTCTCATGGCAGCACTCATCTATATCAGCACCATACTTTGGCTCGAGAGTCTCATTATCTTAACACCAGGGGACTCCATAGTTCTAGGTTACTCTATGCCCGTAATAGCAGTATTTCTCGGCTGGGTGCTACTTGGTGAGAGGGAAAAGCTTTGGCCAGCTATTATATCATTTCTTGGCTTCATCATATATGCTTATCCTATTTCCACTCGAGGAAGCATTGAGGGGGCAGTCATCTCTCTCTCAAATGCCTTTTTCTGGGCACTTTACAGTGTTCTCTACAGAAAGAGCAGGAACGATGATCCCCTGGAGACAAATGCAGCAATATTCACTGTTCTCACACTGATGTCCATTCCTACAGCCCTTCTTGAGAGAGTTCCCCTTGAAGCCCTTCTGAGCCCTCGTTATATCATCGATCTTTTCTGGCTCTCCATAGCAGGAGGTGCGTTTCAATTCATTTCCTGGAACAAGCTTCTGCTTATAGATGGGGTTGAGAAAGCAACAGTTGAGAGCTATCTCGTTCCGATAGGAGTTCTCCTGACTCAATTCCTCATTTTCAAAATTTCTCCATATATTATCCAAATTGCTGGCCTCGGACTGGCCCTTTTTGGAATAATCATATCAGCAAAAGTGAAGAACAATAGTCAGACTTCCACAAGGAAAGCTCTTCAAGTTGAAGTTTGA
- the tenA gene encoding thiaminase II: protein MAERPTQRLWKSIADVFEAIIAHPFLKGLTDGSLNERLFKVYVVQDTIYLRGFAKALSALALRAPAEEWQRILIEDALGVYEVEKSLHESFFAVWGISREEIERASPNPVNVAYVNHLLSSVLSRDFPVGLSAVLPCYWIYLEVGRQLEARGSPKEMYRKWIETYSTGTYEKIVNRILRIADEVLENVDQKKWREIEEAFRLSSIYEYLFWDEAYRDESFPFPLKFIR, encoded by the coding sequence TTGGCCGAGAGGCCAACGCAGAGGCTCTGGAAAAGTATAGCTGATGTATTTGAGGCAATAATTGCTCATCCATTCTTGAAAGGGCTCACTGATGGCTCGCTCAATGAGAGGCTTTTCAAAGTATATGTGGTTCAGGATACGATTTACTTGAGGGGGTTCGCAAAGGCTCTTTCGGCCCTTGCTCTTAGAGCTCCGGCGGAGGAATGGCAGAGGATCCTCATAGAGGATGCTCTGGGAGTATATGAAGTTGAAAAGAGCCTGCATGAGAGCTTCTTTGCTGTCTGGGGGATATCGAGGGAGGAAATAGAGAGAGCTTCTCCGAATCCAGTCAATGTAGCTTACGTCAATCATCTCCTTTCTTCAGTACTCTCGAGGGACTTTCCTGTAGGCCTCAGTGCCGTGCTTCCGTGCTACTGGATATACTTGGAGGTGGGAAGGCAGCTGGAGGCAAGAGGTTCCCCAAAAGAGATGTACAGGAAATGGATAGAAACTTACTCCACAGGAACTTATGAGAAAATTGTGAACAGGATCCTCAGGATAGCTGATGAAGTGCTGGAAAATGTTGATCAGAAAAAGTGGAGAGAGATTGAGGAAGCATTTAGACTTAGCTCCATTTATGAATATCTATTTTGGGATGAAGCATATAGAGATGAAAGCTTTCCATTTCCGCTCAAATTTATTCGCTAA
- a CDS encoding threonyl-tRNA synthetase editing domain-containing protein, translated as MRTLQIHAKRFSYKIREKALDNAEDEGFGEGASAENALVVFTTIERGDGEAEVEEVAREICSHASRVKASTIVIYPYAHLSSNLESPNRSIQLLKELFERTQRCASSVMRAPFGWYKEFLIEAYGHPLAELSRSFERKRGKEALRLSRKIHEKLVNDYFRRFGLDISREFAKFREPWSQIIMERVTPSHFMCTASSLDEAAKHCEGGGNIKLSILPGGESLVDFFLHSHGSPCRRDFRKLKLEESGGIIIAEYGEEISIPVGIQTEQEKYMLLNSFIVSLIADRLIALEEGLEDPPSLPIEFSPYQATVLRIGDASENYAREIAQELRKAGLARVFIDLSQKRLGEKLREWGMLWTPLIIVIGKKEEDTSSAVLRIRRTGVQLPLRKEEIAEHIARLLSEEQMMRA; from the coding sequence ATGAGAACTCTCCAGATTCATGCTAAGAGGTTCAGCTACAAGATAAGAGAGAAGGCGTTGGACAATGCTGAGGATGAAGGGTTTGGAGAAGGGGCCTCAGCTGAGAACGCTCTAGTTGTTTTCACAACAATAGAGAGAGGAGATGGAGAAGCGGAAGTAGAAGAAGTCGCGAGAGAGATCTGCAGTCATGCCTCTAGAGTAAAAGCCTCAACAATAGTCATTTATCCCTATGCACATTTATCAAGCAATTTGGAGTCTCCAAATAGATCTATCCAATTGCTGAAGGAGCTGTTTGAGCGTACTCAAAGATGTGCCAGCTCGGTTATGAGAGCTCCCTTCGGATGGTACAAGGAGTTCCTCATAGAAGCTTACGGTCATCCTCTGGCTGAGCTTTCAAGGAGCTTTGAAAGAAAGAGAGGAAAAGAGGCCCTCAGGCTTTCTAGGAAGATCCACGAGAAGCTTGTAAATGATTATTTCCGGAGATTCGGCCTCGATATTTCCAGGGAGTTCGCAAAGTTCAGAGAGCCTTGGTCTCAGATTATCATGGAGAGGGTCACTCCCTCTCATTTCATGTGCACGGCCTCCTCATTAGATGAGGCAGCCAAGCATTGCGAGGGGGGAGGGAACATAAAACTGTCAATATTGCCCGGAGGAGAGTCCTTAGTTGATTTTTTCCTACACTCTCATGGAAGCCCCTGTAGGAGAGACTTCAGAAAGCTCAAGCTTGAGGAGAGTGGAGGGATTATAATCGCAGAATATGGAGAGGAAATATCCATTCCGGTTGGAATCCAAACCGAACAAGAAAAATACATGCTATTGAATAGTTTTATAGTTTCCCTTATAGCCGACAGACTGATAGCTCTGGAAGAAGGATTGGAGGATCCTCCATCCCTACCTATTGAGTTTTCCCCGTATCAGGCAACTGTGCTGAGAATAGGCGATGCTTCCGAGAACTACGCTAGAGAAATAGCACAGGAGCTGAGAAAAGCAGGTCTCGCTAGAGTTTTCATTGATCTCTCGCAGAAGAGGCTGGGAGAAAAGCTGAGAGAGTGGGGGATGCTGTGGACTCCTCTCATTATTGTGATTGGAAAGAAGGAAGAAGATACCAGCTCAGCTGTTCTAAGAATAAGGAGGACGGGGGTGCAGCTGCCTCTCAGGAAGGAAGAAATAGCTGAGCACATAGCTAGATTGCTGAGCGAGGAGCAGATGATGAGAGCGTAA
- the glmS gene encoding glutamine--fructose-6-phosphate transaminase (isomerizing), whose translation MCGIIGVAASSLLGDRVKVAEMITRSLKSLEYRGYDSVGIAMIDSNRDKIIVKKSDGMLDQVARRYNFTDTPGFVGIGHTRWATHGSPTQINAHPQVDCREEIAIVHNGIIKNFLELKKMLHARGHIFRSETDTEVVAHLIEELSKNNDDFFKAFRKAVSMLEGSYAIAVIYRKEPKKIFFARKESPLIVGVAKEMNFLASDIPAMLEYTNAFIPLSDGELGWISPEEVHIESLNGEKVDVSRRLLLVEWKSEMVRKGGYPHFMIKEIHEQPQVLKSTYDGLMSDDILDRAADVLAKGERIFVTAAGTSFHASLLLKLYVEMLTGKIVYPFIASEYKTVGSLARKGDIIIAVSQSGETIDTMKAMRTFKERGAIAVSITNVMGSTIGRESDFTIPMRAGPEIGVAATKTFLTQALVASLLSIKLAAKVGKITTKEEEDLLKLMGSAGKVAGDAISLTEGPAKMMAERIASVQSLYFLGRGLGVPLAYEAALKLKEISYIHAEAYPAGESKHGPIALVEAGFPVFFIVTSDSHEDIASNIAEMNARGAFTVAISFRRISERLGAKMVLAVPEAEYLLEPYALTPPFQLLAYYTAVRRGHDPDRPRNLAKTVTVE comes from the coding sequence TTGTGTGGAATAATAGGAGTTGCCGCTAGTTCACTATTAGGAGACAGGGTTAAGGTTGCTGAAATGATCACGAGAAGTCTAAAGTCCCTCGAGTACAGAGGATACGATAGTGTTGGGATTGCAATGATAGATAGCAACAGGGACAAAATAATTGTCAAGAAGAGCGATGGCATGCTTGACCAGGTTGCTAGGAGATACAACTTTACTGATACGCCAGGATTTGTTGGAATAGGCCACACCAGGTGGGCAACCCATGGCTCTCCAACACAAATTAATGCCCACCCACAGGTTGACTGCAGGGAGGAAATTGCTATAGTGCACAATGGCATTATAAAGAACTTTCTCGAGCTGAAAAAGATGCTCCATGCAAGGGGGCACATCTTCAGAAGCGAGACCGACACAGAGGTAGTTGCCCATCTCATCGAGGAGCTCTCTAAGAATAATGATGATTTCTTCAAAGCTTTCAGAAAAGCGGTATCCATGCTGGAAGGAAGCTATGCGATTGCTGTTATTTATAGGAAAGAGCCAAAAAAAATATTCTTTGCAAGAAAGGAGAGCCCATTGATTGTTGGTGTTGCCAAGGAAATGAATTTCCTGGCAAGTGACATACCAGCCATGCTGGAGTACACTAATGCATTCATTCCCCTCTCTGACGGAGAACTAGGTTGGATATCTCCCGAAGAAGTTCACATTGAGAGCCTGAATGGAGAAAAGGTAGATGTTAGTAGGAGATTGCTCCTCGTTGAGTGGAAGTCGGAGATGGTTAGAAAGGGGGGATATCCTCACTTCATGATAAAAGAGATACATGAGCAGCCTCAGGTTCTAAAAAGCACATACGATGGGCTCATGAGCGATGACATACTCGATAGAGCGGCTGATGTACTGGCCAAGGGAGAGAGGATATTCGTTACTGCTGCCGGTACGAGCTTCCATGCTTCCCTCCTTCTTAAGCTTTATGTTGAAATGCTGACTGGAAAAATAGTATATCCGTTCATAGCATCTGAATATAAAACCGTGGGAAGCTTGGCTAGAAAGGGGGACATAATAATAGCTGTCAGCCAGAGCGGAGAAACCATAGATACGATGAAGGCGATGAGGACCTTCAAGGAGAGAGGAGCTATAGCAGTGTCAATAACTAACGTTATGGGAAGCACTATTGGAAGAGAGTCTGACTTCACAATACCTATGAGAGCTGGCCCTGAAATAGGAGTGGCTGCCACGAAGACCTTTCTTACCCAGGCTCTAGTTGCATCCCTCCTCTCAATAAAGCTGGCAGCAAAGGTAGGAAAAATCACTACCAAAGAGGAGGAAGATCTTTTGAAACTCATGGGCTCTGCTGGAAAAGTGGCAGGTGATGCAATAAGCTTAACGGAGGGTCCAGCCAAGATGATGGCTGAAAGAATAGCATCAGTTCAGAGTCTCTATTTTCTTGGCAGAGGGCTTGGAGTTCCCCTGGCATACGAGGCTGCACTCAAGCTGAAAGAAATATCCTATATTCACGCTGAAGCATATCCTGCCGGTGAGTCCAAGCATGGTCCAATAGCCCTGGTTGAAGCTGGTTTTCCTGTCTTCTTCATTGTTACCTCTGACTCACATGAGGATATCGCGAGCAACATAGCAGAAATGAATGCGAGAGGGGCGTTTACAGTAGCTATTTCCTTCAGAAGGATAAGCGAGAGGCTGGGCGCAAAGATGGTTTTAGCTGTTCCGGAGGCAGAATACCTGCTCGAGCCCTATGCCCTCACTCCCCCATTTCAGCTCCTCGCATACTATACCGCTGTAAGGAGAGGGCATGATCCAGACAGACCAAGAAATCTAGCAAAAACAGTCACAGTGGAGTGA
- a CDS encoding HIT domain-containing protein, translating into MKILWAPWRSRYVASFSSPQEERKECVFCEMLRNGKSDSENLIVYRGKRVFVVLNRFPYTSGHFMIVPYRHVSTPEELDEEERKELMDLVALSTKVLKSSYRPDGINMGINLGRAAGAGVEGHLHIHVVPRWIGDTNFLSVIGETRVISDSLESSYKKLKEAFDKVKTP; encoded by the coding sequence TTGAAAATACTCTGGGCTCCCTGGAGATCTAGATACGTAGCTTCCTTTTCCTCTCCTCAAGAGGAGAGGAAAGAATGTGTGTTTTGTGAGATGCTCAGAAATGGAAAGAGCGATAGCGAAAACCTGATAGTCTATAGAGGAAAAAGGGTTTTTGTTGTTCTAAATAGATTCCCCTACACCTCAGGGCACTTCATGATAGTGCCATATCGACATGTATCAACTCCAGAGGAGCTAGATGAAGAGGAGAGAAAGGAGCTAATGGACCTTGTTGCCTTATCTACCAAAGTACTGAAAAGCTCATATAGGCCAGATGGAATAAACATGGGGATAAATCTTGGAAGGGCAGCTGGAGCTGGGGTTGAGGGACACCTTCACATACATGTAGTTCCAAGATGGATCGGAGATACGAATTTCTTGAGCGTCATTGGCGAGACGAGAGTTATATCGGATTCTCTGGAATCCTCATACAAAAAATTAAAAGAAGCATTCGATAAGGTCAAAACTCCTTAA
- a CDS encoding NDP-sugar synthase, giving the protein MVSVVYVSHTSFENLYPLTKRDRSVSNISILGKPVAVWMTQSVLDSGFTDFIVAYPYISQEVRAAVGERTTLIECEEGSEILCAQQAISRAKENDIAFIAGSHMFSSDFLQSALAAWNEAGGKSLAVLVPSQIPHEELAGKIGVEVEFIGKYVKRAALMGDIGSPYLFTGVMFAERDSIVSRLENSRNLNEVLLKMLNEENPSFYIYSGKYSPISSPWQLLEIVKSLLTETVGMHISSSAKVSPTAILEGPVIIEDDAVIDHYSIIKGPAYISRGAFVGAHTLLRAGVSVEPYAIIGSGAEVKRSYIGMRATIGSHSNVTDSVIGERATLRPLVVTLNFDVHEARKKGEAYRKRGAIVGEGAIVNGGTALRPGSIIEPGQIYP; this is encoded by the coding sequence ATGGTCTCAGTAGTGTATGTAAGCCATACGAGTTTTGAGAACCTATATCCTCTGACAAAAAGAGATAGATCTGTCTCAAACATATCGATCCTTGGCAAGCCAGTTGCTGTATGGATGACGCAGAGCGTTCTGGATTCTGGTTTCACTGACTTCATAGTTGCTTATCCATATATTTCACAGGAGGTAAGGGCTGCAGTAGGGGAAAGAACAACGCTGATTGAATGTGAGGAAGGAAGCGAGATCCTATGCGCCCAGCAGGCTATTTCGAGGGCGAAGGAAAACGATATAGCATTTATAGCCGGAAGCCACATGTTCTCTTCGGACTTTCTACAAAGCGCTCTAGCAGCGTGGAATGAAGCTGGAGGGAAGAGCCTAGCTGTTCTTGTCCCAAGCCAAATTCCACATGAAGAGCTAGCAGGAAAGATAGGTGTTGAGGTTGAGTTCATAGGAAAATATGTGAAGCGGGCTGCTCTGATGGGAGATATAGGATCTCCATATTTATTCACAGGAGTTATGTTTGCTGAGCGGGACAGCATAGTCAGTAGGTTGGAAAATTCCAGGAATTTGAATGAGGTTCTATTGAAGATGCTCAATGAGGAGAACCCATCCTTCTATATATATTCTGGAAAGTACAGCCCGATTTCATCTCCATGGCAGCTTCTCGAGATAGTGAAATCGCTTCTCACGGAGACTGTCGGCATGCATATAAGCTCGAGCGCAAAGGTAAGCCCTACTGCCATATTGGAAGGTCCCGTCATAATTGAGGATGATGCCGTCATTGACCATTACTCAATAATAAAGGGACCAGCCTACATATCTAGGGGGGCATTTGTGGGAGCACATACGTTGCTTAGAGCAGGTGTTTCTGTTGAGCCCTATGCTATCATTGGCTCGGGAGCTGAAGTAAAGAGGAGCTACATAGGAATGAGGGCAACTATAGGATCTCATTCAAACGTGACCGACAGTGTCATCGGAGAAAGAGCTACTCTCAGACCTCTCGTTGTGACGCTCAACTTTGATGTACATGAGGCCAGAAAGAAGGGAGAAGCTTATAGAAAGAGGGGGGCTATAGTTGGAGAAGGTGCTATAGTTAATGGAGGTACTGCCCTGAGGCCAGGCTCCATTATCGAGCCAGGACAGATCTATCCCTAG